The sequence TGCCGTTCGGCACGCTCTATTCGACCAACATCACGCCGGACAAGGACACCGGCATCGGCAATTACAGCGACCAGGATTTCCTGAATGCGGTCCAGCGCGGCAAGCGCCGTGACGGCGCGCGACTGTATCCGGCGATGCCGTACACGTCCTATACCTTCATGACCGATGAGGACGTGCTGGCGGTGAAGGCCTATCTGTTCAGCCAGCCCGCGGTGCGCGCCAAGGCGCCGGAGAATACGCTGTCCTTCCCGTTCAACCAGCGCTGGGCGATGATTGCCTGGTCGGCCGTGTTCAACCCGGACACGCGCTTTACGCCTGATACGTCGAAGAGCCCGGAGTGGAATCGTGGTGCGTATCTTGTTGAGGCGCTGGCGCATTGCGGCGAGTGCCACACGCCGCGCAATCTCGGCTTCGCTCTCGACAATCGCAAGAAGTTCGCCGGCGCAATCACGGCGGGCTGGCGCGCCTTCAACATCTCCTCGGACAAGGCGACGGGTCTCGGCAACTGGAGCGATCAGGATCTGATCTCCTATCTGTCGCTCGGCCATGCGCCGGGCCACGGCTCGGCCTCGGGTCCGATGGGCGAAGCGGTCGACCACAGCTTCAGCCAGTTCGCCCCCGAAGACATCAGCAGCATCGTTGCCTACTTGCGCAGCGTGCCGCCGCAGCCTTCGCCCGACTTGCCCGCCACCACGGCGCCTGTCGCCCCCGCCTCGCACAAGGAAGGCGTCACGGCGGACGCGCGCGGCAAGAAGGTGTTCGCCAGCGCCTGCGCCAGCTGCCATGGCTGGAGCGGCGAGAGCCCGGTCTCGCCGATGGCGACGCTGACCGGCACCTGGGCTGTCAACGACCCCGCCGCCACCAACGTGGCGCAGATCGTGATCTCCGGCACCAAGCGGCATACGCCTGACGGTGCACTGTCGATGCCCGCGTTCGGCAATGCCTATACCGACGACGAGATCGCAGCGGTGGCGAACTACGTCACGGCGCGGTTCGGGACGAAGGGCTCGAAGCTGACGGCGAAGGATGTCGCGGAGCTGCGGGGGCAGACGGCCGAGTAGGCGCGCTGCTCTTACCCTCCCCTGGAGGGGGAGGGTCGCTGTGCATGCAGCGAAGCGGAATGCGCAGCGGGGTGGGGTGACGGTCTCTCGGCATTGAACACTGCCCGTGGGAGAGATCACCCCACCCCGCTCGCGCTGCGCGCGATCGACCCTCCCCCTCCAGGGGAGGGTGGCAGCGACGTTTGCCGCACTAATCAGCTCAACCAGAACCTCGGCGTCGCCGGCTCCAGCCGGCCGCCCACACGCACAGGCGCGATCTTCAACGCGAGCCCCGTTGCGTCATCCGTTTCCACCGCAACGCCGCTGAGCGTCGCAGCGCCTGCTGCCGGCTCGAAGCGGCTCGACGGAATCCCTGACGTGAACCTCCGCAGCGGTTCTTCCTTCTGCATGCCGATGATGGAGTCGTAATCGCCGGTCATGCCGGCGTCGGTCATGTAGGCGGTGCCGCCCGAGAGGATCTGGTGGTCGGCGGTCGGCACATGCGTATGCGTGCCGACGACGAGGCTGGCGCGGCCGTCGCAGAAGAAGCCGATGCCCTGCTTCTCGCTGCTCGCCTCGCAATGGAAATCGACGACGATGGCGTCCGCGGCAACGCCGAGAGGGCAGGCGCCGAGCTCGCGCTCGAGCGCGGCAAAGGGATCGTCGAACGGGGTCATGAAGACGCGGCCCAGAGCGTTGACGACGAGCGCGTGCTTGCCGTTCTTGGTCTCGACCAAGGCGGCACCGCGGCCGGGCGTGCCGCGCGGATAGTTCGCCGGGCGCACCAAGCGGTCGGCGCGCTCGATGAACACCAGGGCCTCGCGCTGGTCCCAGGAGTGGTTGCCGAGCGTCACCGCATCGGCGCCGGCCTCGATGAATTCCTGGTAGATCGCTTCCGTGATGCCGAAACCGCCCGCCGAATTCTCGCCGTTGACCACGACGAAATCGAGCGACCAATCCTTGACCATGCCGGGGAGATATTCTGCGATGGCCTCGCGCCCGCTACGGCCGACGACATCACCCACGAAGAGAATGCGCAACTTCAGAACTCCGGAAATCAAACACGTCCGATTCCGTTAGCACATAATCAAGTGCCACGTCGTGGGATAGTGCCGGAACCGCCTCGATCTCCTGCGCTGCAAATGCAAGCCCGATGCCGACGATTTGCTTGGCTTTCCGCAAATGCGCGAAGGTGAAATCGTAATGGCCCGCACCGTAACCGATGCGATGGCCGAGGCGGTCGAAGGCCGCGAGCGGCGTCAGCATGACGTCGGGGATGACCTCGGCCGCCGCCGGCGACGGCTCGGGAATGCCGAGCGGGCCGAGCATCAGGCGGTCGTTCGGATGGAAGAGACGGAAGATCAGCGCCTTGCCGCGCGTGGTGACGCAAGGCAGCGCGAGCCTGGCGCCCTGCTCGGCGAGCATCTTGAGCAGCGGCATCGGATCGATCTCGCTGCGGATCGGCGAATAGCCGGAGACGATGCTGCCGGGCAGCAACTCGAACGGCAGCCCGCGCTTGGCGAGCTTTGCAGCGGCCGCCGTGCGCTTCTTCTCGCTCAGCGCATCGCGTTTGGCGAGGGCTTTGGCACGGAGCTCGGCTTTGGAGTTGGACATGCGCTTCGGTCCCCCACGTCATCACCCGCTTCGTGCGCCCTTGCACACCGGGGCGAATGATCCAGCATTCCAGAGGCGGTGGTGATTCACACAAGGGCCGCGGCGTACTGGATGCCCCGGTCGAGCCGGGCATGACACCTACTGAATTAGCCGCAGTCGTTTCGACAGGCACGAACCAGAAGAAAACAGTGCGAAGCCGCGTACGCCGTTGAAGCACTCGATCCCGGAGTTCCCTACGAAAGTAGGTGGGCACCATATGTCCGGGCCCACGGGCCCGGCCAGGGACAGTTCCCTAAAGGATCGATAAGGCCCCGGGGATATATGGCTCCTGACGCGCGTCGCAGCTTCGCCTGCGCAATGTAACAACGATGCTGACGAATCGCCAGCCCGGCGAGCGCATCGCTTTCGCGGCCCTCACGGTGCCACCCTCCCCTGGAGGGGGAGGGTAAGCGCGCGCAAATCACATCGAGCCCTACCCGATCGCAATCCCGTTGCCCACCGTCCGGTTCAACACCTGGGTCGACTTCTCGATCCGCTCGGCTGCGGCGTTCAGGGCGTTCACCACCGCGGTCTGGGTCATGCGGGCGCGCTCGACGGCGGCGTTGCGGAAATCCCGGAG is a genomic window of Bradyrhizobium sp. CB1717 containing:
- a CDS encoding TIGR00282 family metallophosphoesterase, which translates into the protein MRILFVGDVVGRSGREAIAEYLPGMVKDWSLDFVVVNGENSAGGFGITEAIYQEFIEAGADAVTLGNHSWDQREALVFIERADRLVRPANYPRGTPGRGAALVETKNGKHALVVNALGRVFMTPFDDPFAALERELGACPLGVAADAIVVDFHCEASSEKQGIGFFCDGRASLVVGTHTHVPTADHQILSGGTAYMTDAGMTGDYDSIIGMQKEEPLRRFTSGIPSSRFEPAAGAATLSGVAVETDDATGLALKIAPVRVGGRLEPATPRFWLS
- a CDS encoding 5-formyltetrahydrofolate cyclo-ligase — encoded protein: MSNSKAELRAKALAKRDALSEKKRTAAAAKLAKRGLPFELLPGSIVSGYSPIRSEIDPMPLLKMLAEQGARLALPCVTTRGKALIFRLFHPNDRLMLGPLGIPEPSPAAAEVIPDVMLTPLAAFDRLGHRIGYGAGHYDFTFAHLRKAKQIVGIGLAFAAQEIEAVPALSHDVALDYVLTESDVFDFRSSEVAHSLRG
- a CDS encoding c-type cytochrome, giving the protein MSGKMRILGSLVVVAIVVAGLAVWIIRGPGPLDFAGGTKVALADYRAGKPTGVPARLEKAGIVERGEYLAKAADCMVCHTKPGEKDYSGGLAFKLPFGTLYSTNITPDKDTGIGNYSDQDFLNAVQRGKRRDGARLYPAMPYTSYTFMTDEDVLAVKAYLFSQPAVRAKAPENTLSFPFNQRWAMIAWSAVFNPDTRFTPDTSKSPEWNRGAYLVEALAHCGECHTPRNLGFALDNRKKFAGAITAGWRAFNISSDKATGLGNWSDQDLISYLSLGHAPGHGSASGPMGEAVDHSFSQFAPEDISSIVAYLRSVPPQPSPDLPATTAPVAPASHKEGVTADARGKKVFASACASCHGWSGESPVSPMATLTGTWAVNDPAATNVAQIVISGTKRHTPDGALSMPAFGNAYTDDEIAAVANYVTARFGTKGSKLTAKDVAELRGQTAE